In Juglans microcarpa x Juglans regia isolate MS1-56 chromosome 1S, Jm3101_v1.0, whole genome shotgun sequence, the genomic stretch AGAGCGTCATATAATCTGACGATTTACACTAATGCACCCAGGCCGAGTCATTTATAAACCATATCGCAGCTGATATCTGCGAAGCCAGTCTTCACCCTTCTCAAAGTAATCTGTTCTACTGAAAGTTTGTGTTGGAAACAGTGGATCAACGGCATAAGCAGCAGCCCCACGCCATGCGTCAAGAACAGGATCAACTGCTCTTACCACCTTTATAGGCGACCCAGATGGCCTAATCATCCGGATTCCTGCTTCCAAGCGCTCCGCAATACCAGGGAAAAGACAACTGCCACCGgtcaaaaatattgaattggTCAGTCTCTCCTCCACACCTTGACCCACGGATGGCAACCTCCTTATTGAGTTCCCAGCCATCTCATCTAACCCTGCCTGATCCACCCCTATCCAGTTGggatgaaacaaaatttcagGGCATCGGAACCTTTCTACTCCAAGAACAATCTGGAAGTCTTCCTTGGTCAGAGGACGAAATCGTGGTACTTCAGCAGGTTGAGAGGTGCCTAATTCTGACTTGGGAACAAATGTCGGATCTATTTCCTGCCACAGTATTACAGACATTGAGACATATACCtgagttaaaaataaaaggccAAAATAAAAGGGTAGTTCCAGATATAGGTCAATATCACGGCAAGAAAAACTGACCTGGAGCCTGGAAGATATGCGAGTCAGTTCTGCTTCCTCCTGATCTGGtccctcatcatcatcatcattatctttGCTCATCAGTTTGTAAAGTTGCCAATCTTCATCCCTGGCACCAAAAGTATCCTCGCCCTTTCCTCGATCAAAGGCTGCTGTAGTTAAGAGGCGCATCCTTTCCCTCTGGGCTGCACTCAATCTCTCACCACGACCAACAGCTCCAGCCATACTATTTCCATTTGTATGGTTCCCATTTGTTTTAAGACGTTTTCGCTGCTCGACTTTCTCAGAAAGCTCTTTGTATTTATCACGCAGCTGCTCTAAATAAAGCTCTGGGTTCTCtctatatgaaaagaaaaagaagaaaaatgatgaacaaAGAGAAGTGTGCTCATTAAAAGGAATCTACAATACTAAGCATTCATTAAGTAAAGCAAGCATTCTTAAAACCTATAGTGTTATGCTAGAATCCAGATACAATGGGATAtgcttttctttcctctttacTTTCTTGCTTATCCCCAACAACCCTATGCAAAAGCTTTACTTTCGACTACAAAGATTTCCCCTTTTCTCCTTTAACACCCAAccacaatattaaaaaaaaaaaaaaaagagtttacaCATACAAGCgtttttcttcatcttgttgattttttctttcttgttctaATTCCAATTCATAGCGTTTCTGTTTAGCTCGCTGCCTGCCTTCAGATGTGGTTTTAAGAAACAACTgcctcctcttctccttcagCTGTCAAGTGACCATAACAAAGTGAAAACTCAACATTAATGATCAGAAAACTCACAAAAAAGGGGTAGAGCCATTCTCCAGCTGGTCTCCGACACAGTGCTATAACAATGAGGTTGCATTATCATATTCATAAAATACTCTAGCATTCAAATTCAGAAAATCTCAGAAGCAATGTccaatattcaaaaataaaagtaaaatcgGGTTAGGTACAAACTTCAGAACTAGCATACAAAGAATTTGCAATGCAACTGTTTTGGGAAATATTGCTGCAGAAGTAGGTGTTTGCATAGGTGATTAATAGAGGCAATCTGTTCCCTCTATGTTTGTTTCTATTGCAATCTATCTCATCGTATTACATTGTGATATTTGGAAATAACCATTGATACCTAGTTTTAGGTCAAGGATAAATCTTCATTCCACATTCCAGACAAAACAGGTAAATATTCCAGTCCTATCTGAGGGATGGAGAAGACTAGATTATATCTTGAAAGCACAACCTgcagaa encodes the following:
- the LOC121246374 gene encoding actin-related protein 5-like isoform X3 — its product is MAELLFETYGIPSVAFGVDAAFSYKYNQQLGVCDKDSLAICPGFSTTNVIPFINGEPVFQGSCRTNIGGYHITDYLKQLLSLKYPYHMARFTWEKVEDLKMEHCYIAPDYASEARLFQKGTKEAEDKTRSWQLPWIPPPAEEPPSEEEIARKAAIKEKQGQRLREMAEAKRSSRINELENELHGLEFLLQQLEQVEDDDIPSFLSATAYVSKQEIESARQKVSQSLRKTKGEPKGDQVEAEEKIDLAQNEKFPLIDIPDNMLTPDQLKEKRRQLFLKTTSEGRQRAKQKRYELELEQERKNQQDEEKRLENPELYLEQLRDKYKELSEKVEQRKRLKTNGNHTNGNSMAGAVGRGERLSAAQRERMRLLTTAAFDRGKGEDTFGARDEDWQLYKLMSKDNDDDDEGPDQEEAELTRISSRLQVYVSMSVILWQEIDPTFVPKSELGTSQPAEVPRFRPLTKEDFQIVLGVERFRCPEILFHPNWIGVDQAGLDEMAGNSIRRLPSVGQGVEERLTNSIFLTGGSCLFPGIAERLEAGIRMIRPSGSPIKVVRAVDPVLDAWRGAAAYAVDPLFPTQTFSRTDYFEKGEDWLRRYQLRYGL